GCCGCCGCCTTCGATGTTGCGGGCGGCGCCCAGGATCCTCTTCACCGGATGCAGCGCCGAGGCGTCGACACCACCGGACAGCACTCGCCCCGACGATCGGGCCGCGAGGTTGTAGGCGCGGCCGAGGCGGGTCAGCGAGTCGAGCAGCAGCACGACGTCGCGGCCGGTTTCGACCAGGCGCTTGGCGCGTTCGACGGCCAGCTCCGCGGCGCGGGTGTGCTCGGCGGGCTGCCGGTCGAACGTCGAGGCGATCACCTCGCCGCGCACCGTGCGGCGCATGTCCGTGACCTCCTCCGGCCGCTCGTCGGCGAGCAGCACCATGAGGTGCACCGACGGGTGGTTGGTGGCGACGGCGTGCGCGATCGACTGCAGCAGCGAGGTCTTCCCGGTGTGCGGCGGCGCGGCGATGAGCGCGCGCTGGCCCTTGCCGATCGGCGCGACGAGATCGATCACGCGGGCGGCGAGCTGGAGCCGGTCGTTCTCGAGCACCAGTCGCTCGTCCGGGTGCACGGGCGTGAGCAGGTCGAACTCCGGCCGCTCGCGCACCGGCGGCGCGCCGTTGAGCAGCACCAGCTCCTCGCCGTCCACCACGATCTCGTCGCCGCGGCGCAGGCCGTGAGCGTGGACGAGATCCATGGGAACGCCGGTGCCGCCGGCACCGAAGCCGAGAGTCGCGGACCTGCCGCGGATGTCGAGAATTCCTTGGTAGGGCATGGTTGTACTCCTGAGGGGAGAGGGACGATCGACGCACGTGCGGATCGTTGGAGATGAGTGCCCCGGAAATGCACCGGGGAGGAAAGAAACTCGTCGGGCGGCAGAGCCGACATCCGCGAGATTCCCCGCAAGTATGCCCCGAACCCGGAATCCCCGCAAGGCCTTTTCCGCCGAGCACTGATCGATCAGTCTCCCGAATCGATCAACGCGCGCATTTCACCCTGTTGGACAAGGTGATTCAATCAATCCACAGAGGATTTCTTCGGCCCCCGGCTAGGGCAGGGTGCGGGCGATGAGGGCGGCGCGCAGGTGGGTGGCGTCGGTGGGGTCCGCTGGGTTGAGGCCGGTGAGTTCGGCGATCTTGCGGGTGCGGTAGTCGACCGTGTTCGGGTGGACGTGCAGCCGGCGGGCGGTGCGGCGGCGGTTGAGGCCGGTGGCGAAGTGGGTGCGCAGCGTCTCCAGCAGATCGGGCTCGTCCTCGATCGCGCTGAGCCTGCCCACCAGCACGTCGCGGGCCGGGCCGGGGCGGGTGAGCTGGTAGTCCAGCGCGAGGTCGGCGAGCGTGTAGACGCCGGGCGGGCGTCCCGCCACCGCGAGCCTGCGCAACTCGTGCGCTGTTCGCGCGGCCTCCGGGATACCGGGCACCGACGCGGTCACCGCGCCCACCGTCACATCGGCGCCCGCTGCCGATCCCGAGGCCAGAACCAGGTCTTCGACGCGCAGGTTCGCGTTGTCGGCGGCCAGCAGCACCACTCCGCCGTGCCCGTTGAGCCGGGACAGCGGCGGTTGCGGCGAGCGGCGTTCGAGTTCCGCGCGGAACCGGCGGAGCTTGCGCCAGCGCGCCACGTCGGCGTTGGTGCCCGGCGCGGATTCGTCCGGGTGCGGGGCGATC
This portion of the Saccharopolyspora antimicrobica genome encodes:
- the rho gene encoding transcription termination factor Rho; its protein translation is MPYQGILDIRGRSATLGFGAGGTGVPMDLVHAHGLRRGDEIVVDGEELVLLNGAPPVRERPEFDLLTPVHPDERLVLENDRLQLAARVIDLVAPIGKGQRALIAAPPHTGKTSLLQSIAHAVATNHPSVHLMVLLADERPEEVTDMRRTVRGEVIASTFDRQPAEHTRAAELAVERAKRLVETGRDVVLLLDSLTRLGRAYNLAARSSGRVLSGGVDASALHPVKRILGAARNIEGGGSLTIVATALVGTGSQADAVFFEELKGTGNSDLRLDRALAEHRIHPAIDLPGSGTRRDELLQPPQELIAMAGVRRALAGQDPRRAAEQFLDQVRRTRSNAEFVAAVSASLTAPAQAA
- a CDS encoding PucR family transcriptional regulator, with translation MIDSNAVPLELRWRGEPLDQVLAAAAPELVPAVLARLIDELPAYAELPEEELLGDITRIIQRGMAMVVRMLRNGGAPDPGSLADLREDVLHRAEEGVPIEAVLNAHNVGVRVAWEHFSAQAGPEDMRTLVGVVELALRYLREITAVVSSAYFQERDVFLADAHAAQQDLLSALLTGGDPSDAAARLGVRLADGYAVLDVEIAPHPDESAPGTNADVARWRKLRRFRAELERRSPQPPLSRLNGHGGVVLLAADNANLRVEDLVLASGSAAGADVTVGAVTASVPGIPEAARTAHELRRLAVAGRPPGVYTLADLALDYQLTRPGPARDVLVGRLSAIEDEPDLLETLRTHFATGLNRRRTARRLHVHPNTVDYRTRKIAELTGLNPADPTDATHLRAALIARTLP